One part of the Neodiprion virginianus isolate iyNeoVirg1 chromosome 3, iyNeoVirg1.1, whole genome shotgun sequence genome encodes these proteins:
- the LOC124300250 gene encoding homeobox protein GBX-1 — protein MEETELDVGSAGDEIESVEPARIRPVPRPFTIESLIGNNYCKSDLDQSVGGGICQIKNRGGSESNGGVAINRSGNQEDLEGREREIMYQQHCLATATNALPGFAMPLSLYGAWLPMRMYGGGASGSSIGLPPHLTGTTFSSQPSHQSQQLANLNLSLNHLQAGGGFPSQHVNQPGRVLTDESEDDRSLSPASPVHDLSKSQLESESGRVSADSEDDSMGNEVGGNGSGERGSGSGGSGGGGGSGSKARRRRTAFTSEQLLELEREFHAKKYLSLTERSHIAHALKLSEVQVKIWFQNRRAKWKRVKAGLTTSGAGSAGRNSAGQHAGNGPRIVVPIPVHVSRLAVRSHHHHMEKCSQPATPGSAGGLGPSLANCLNANIQAPGGPLGGLRRVFSASQHGEPSAR, from the exons ATGGAGGAAACCGAGCTGGACGTCGGCTCGGCTGGCGACGAGATCGAGTCCGTCGAACCGGCGCGAATAAGGCCGGTACCGAGACCTTTTACGATCGAGAGTCTGATCGGCAATAATTACTGTAAAAGTGATCTGGATCAGAGCGTCGGGGGCGGTATTTGTCAGATTAAAAACCGAGGCGGGTCGGAGAGCAACGGCGGCGttgcgattaatcgatcgGGTAATCAGGAGGACCTCGAGGGCAGAGAAAGGGAAATCATGTATCAGCAGCACTGCCTCGCGACGGCCACGAACGCCCTGCCAG GATTCGCGATGCCGTTGAGTTTGTACGGCGCTTGGCTGCCGATGAGAATGTACGGCGGCGGAGCCTCGGGGAGTTCGATAGGATTGCCGCCGCACCTTACGGGGACAACATTTTCCTCCCAGCCGAGCCACCAGAGCCAGCAGCTGGCCAATCTGAACCTGAGCCTGAACCATCTGCAGGCCGGAGGTGGATTCCCTAGTCAACACGTCAATCAACCGGGACGAGTCCTGACCGACGAGAGCGAGGATGACAGGAGCCTTTCCCCGGCATCCCCGGTCCACGACCTCTCAAAGTCCCAGCTCG AATCGGAGAGCGGCCGAGTGTCGGCGGATAGCGAGGACGATTCAATGGGAAACGAGGTTGGAGGAAACGGTTCCGGAGAGCGAGGAAGCGGAAGCGGAGGATCGGGGGGAGGCGGCGGAAGCGGCAGCAAAGCGCGGCGTCGAAGAACGGCGTTCACCTCGGAACAGCTTTTGGAGCTTGAGCGTGAATTCCACGCGAAAAAGTACCTCAGCCTTACGGAACGTTCGCACATTGCTCACGCCCTGAAGCTCTCCGAGGTCCAGGTGAAAATTTGGTTCCAGAACCGGCGCGCAAAGTGGAAGAGGGTCAAGGCTGGCCTAACGACGAGCGGCGCAGGTTCCGCGGGCCGGAACTCGGCCGGTCAGCACGCCGGAAACGGGCCCCGAATCGTCGTCCCGATCCCGGTGCACGTCAGCCGACTCGCCGTCCGATCGCACCATCATCACATGGAGAAGTGTTCGCAGCCGGCGACGCCGGGATCGGCCGGCGGCCTCGGTCCGAGCCTCGCGAATTGCCTCAACGCGAATATTCAGGCCCCGGGGGGACCGCTCGGCGGACTTCGTAGGGTCTTTTCGGCCAGCCAACACGGCGAGCCGTCGGCAAGGTAG